One Peromyscus leucopus breed LL Stock chromosome 4, UCI_PerLeu_2.1, whole genome shotgun sequence genomic region harbors:
- the Defb118 gene encoding beta-defensin 118 — protein MRLLLLALPALALLPQVIPAYSGEKKCLNSSGNCRKNCEDGETIQDTCKNHRVCCVPIIRANKPKASVRVSWTTEETTTMEYDLNSEFMDVLNTEIDSEYVDVRGEERTGLRGGWRALSLESESS, from the exons ATGAGACTtctgctgctggctctgcctgcccTTGCTCTTCTACCCCAAGTGATCCCAG CCTACAGTGGTGAGAAAAAATGCTTGAACAGTTCGGGGAACTGCAGGAAAAACTGCGAAGATGGAGAAACGATACAGGACACATGTAAAAATCACCGAGTCTGCTGCGTTCCGATCATCAGGGCCAACAAGCCAAAGGCCTCGGTCAGGGTCAGCTGGACGACGGAGGAAACCACGACAATGGAGTACGATCTAAACTCAGAGTTCATGGATGTACTTAACACAGAGATTGATTCAGAATACGTGGATGTAAGAGGTGAGGAAAGAACAGGCCTGAGAGGCGGCTGGAGAGCTCTGTCTCTGGAGTCTGAGAGCTCATGA